The genome window TTTGTCCAGAATGGTACGTTCTGCTTCGACGCCCACCGCATCGACACAAACATCAGCGCCCCGTCCGCCCGTCATGGCATAAATTGCTTCTACAACGTCTACTTCGTGCGGATTGAGTGTCTCCACTTTATTGACCTGTTTAGCCCGGGCAAGCCGGTAATTCAACGGATCAATGGCAATAACCCGACTCGCACCGCGAATCCAGGCCGCTTTCTGCGCCATGAGTCCAACCGGCCCGGAACCAAAAATGGCCACGGTTTCGCCGCCTTTCACATTCGCCCAGTCGATGGCCGACCAACCCGTTGGAAAAATATCGGTTAGGAATAAAACCTGCTCATCGGTTAGTATCTCGGGTACTTTCCGCAGGCTGTAATCCGCAAACGGAACCCGCACGTACTCGGCCTGTCCACCCGGATAGCCGCCGTACAGATCAGTGTAACCAAACAAAGCGCCTCCCCGTCCCGATACCAGGTCACCTTCCGGGCCGTAATGGTCTGGATTGGAATTTTCGCAATGGGGCTGTAGACCATGCGTACAGAAAAAACAACTTCCGCAAGCGATCGGGAAGGGAACGACAACCCGATCACCTTTTTTCAGATTCGTCACCCCGGGCCCTACTTCCTCAATAATTCCCATAAACTCATGGCCCATCACCTGGTCTTTCAACTGGGGAAAGAACCCATCGTAGATGTGCAGATCAGAGCCACAAATCGCCGTGGAGGTTACGCGAATCAACGCATCACGGGCTTGTTCTATCTTCGGGTCATCGACCGTATCAACGGAGATGTCACCAATTTTGTGAAATACGGCTGCTTTCATTGGTTAGCGTGAATAAGATTCTTGTTTTTCCGGGGTCTCCGGTCCAAGGGTTTAACTGTCTCAGGAAAAGTTGGTTCGATAATCCGCACAACCGGCCAACAAAAAAGCGGCAACAGGTTTAACCCGCCGCCGCTTTTCGAAATTATCTATGTAAATCAGGCCACCAACTCAACCAGGTTATCCTGTTGCAAAACCACTTTCATGCGCTCCCCTAAATCATCTGAACCTGGGTAAAGCGGTAAACGGACGTTGGAAGAAATAAACCCTAAAATTTCCAGAATTTTCTTCACACCTACCGGATTTCCTTCTTCATACAGCAGCGGGTCGATGCGGAGGAAGTGCCCCAGTTCTTTCTGCGCGAAGCGGAAATCACCTTGTAGCGCAGCGTTAACCATGCCCGTAAAGCGAGTAGGGAATGCATTGGCAATGACCGACATAACGCCAACACCACCAATACTGATGATGGGTACTGCCTGTACATCATCGCCCGAAATCAGTAGAAAATCGTCTGGCTTATCCCGCGCAATCTCCATGCATTGCTCAATCACGCAGGACGCTTCTTTCACGCCAATGATATTGGGATGTTCCGCCAGTGTGCAGATGGTTTCGGGCGACATATTGATGCCCGTCCGAGGCGGAATATTATACAGAATAACCGGCACGGGACTCGCATCGGCAATGCGCGTAAAATGCTCAATTACACCTTTTTTACCGGGTTTGTTGTAATAAGGGCAAACCGATAAAATAGCGTCTACGCCTTCGAAATCAGTGTCCTTGATAGTGGCCACCACGTCGGGGGTAACGTTTCCGCCAACGCCATACACGATGGGCAAATTTTTTGAATTATGTTCCTTGAGGTATTGGAGAAGCTGCTTCTTTTCTGTCTTTGTAACCGTTGGCGATTCACCGGTGGTACCTTGCAACACGATGTAGTTTACACCACCATCCGATATATGCTGCACAACGCGACCAAAGCCGTCAAAATCAATGCTTAAGTCGTTATTAAACGGGGTAACAATGGCAACCCCAACGCCATGGAAACGCGTATCCATTGATATAGGAATAAAATATTGGCTATGAAGCGACAAAGGTACGGGTTTTCGGTGGGAACTCCGCAAATTCTTCCTTTAGTTGGCCGCTCGACAACGCCAACTTTCACTCTTTAAGCAGGAATACGGCGTTTTTGTATGCTTTTAACTTCTAGGAGCTTCTCAGACTAAATTTTAGTACTAGTTAAAACTTGTTGCTATTTGGTAAAAAGTTTTATTGGTTATTCCCGACTCAGGCTTTTTACCGGATTGGCCGTTGCCGCCCGCCACGATTGGAAACCAACAGTGATCAGCACCAAAACCAGAGCAAGTAAACCCGTTAGCGCAAAAACCCACCAGCTCAACGAGATTCGGTACGCAAACCCTTGCAGCCAGCTACTCATGAACCAGCCGGATATTGGAGCCACGATGAGAAAAGAAAGTGCCACAAGTCCCAAAAATTCCTTTCCAAAAAGCCACAAAATGTCCTCATTTCTTGCACCAAGCACTTTCCGCACGCCAATTTCTTTTGTCTTCTGCGCTGCCATAAAACGCACCAGTCCAAAAAGTCCCAAACAACAAATGATGGTCGCAATTAGCGTAAAAAGTCGGGTGAGCTGCCAGAGCGTTTGTTCTTTCTCGTAGAGCTTGGCAATGCGCTCATTCACAAACTCATACGTAAAGGCCGTATCGGGAAACGTTTTTTTGAGCGCACTCTGAATGCTTTCCAGGCTCGCCGCCATATGCGTAGTACTTAACCGAATGCCTGCCTGGTTATGGAGTTGGGGGGAAGAATAAATGACGCAGGGCTCAATCGGATTCTGGAGGGACTTCTGGTGAAAATTACGCACGACACCCACAATGGTTCCCTCCTGCCCCGTGTTGTCGCTTTGCAGACGTTTGCCCAGCACATCTTCCAGACGATGTACCCCGAGGCTTTTCACAAATTCTTCGTTGACAATAAATTCGGTTGTCGAATCCCGCTCTACAAAATTCCGACCGGCGGCCAGTTGTAATCCATACAAAGCCAGATACTGCGCATCACCCCAACGGTCCTGAACCAGAAAGGGCTCGAATTCAGCGCGTTGATTAAATTTTACATACCCACTGTTGTTGGTATTATCTGCTGGTGGAAGGGCGTGAAAGCTAACCGTCTGAACCGATGGATTTTGCAGCAACTCTTCCCGAAAAGGCGCGCGTTTACCTCCATCACCGCCCGGAATGCGTACCCGTACAATGGCGTCCTGATCAAACCCCATGTCTGCTTTCTGGAAATAATTCATCTGCGTCATCACCACAATGGCACCAATGATAAACGCCTGCGAAACGCTGAATTGAGCCACCACCAATATTTTTCGCACCGAAAAGCCACCCAGTTTTTGTCCCGAAATTTTGCTTTTCATGGCCAAAAGCGGAGAAAACCGAGCTAGCAAAAGCGCGGGGTAACTACCCGCTACCAAGATTACAACAGCAACCAGAGTGAGCAGAAAAAGCAGTAGTTCAGGATCGGTAAGGTTTAGCGTCAAAGCACTGTTCATCCACCCGTTCAGCAGGGGCAGCACCTGCATAATCACCGGAATGGCGATCAGCGTGGCAAGCAGCACCAAACAGGCCGCCTCAGTAATGAACTGCCAGAAAATCTGACTTTTAGCGCCGCCCAACGCTTTCCGTACGCCCACTTCCTTGGCCCGCCGCAAAGCCTGGGCTGTCGAGAGGTTAATGAAATTAATGCAGGCAATCCCGATCAGGAAAAAGCCAACCAGACTCAACGCCCACAGCAGCGGCTTTCTAATTTCGCCCCCATACCGTTCGTCAAAATGCATGTCCCGGAGCGGTTGCAAATGAAAATGCCAGTGGCTGAAGTTCTGTTTTCCCAGGTATTTATCGACAAACTGGGGCAAGTACGCTTCTATCACTTGACGATTAACCTGTTCGGGCAACTGCACAAATACCGAGCGAGCGCCGCCAATCCAGGTTAAGTTCTGCATTTCATACTTGGGATTCAGCGTTTTAAGCGTTGGCAGCGACACCAACACTTCGGCTTTTAGATCGCTGTTCGCCGGAAAGCTTCGGATCAAGCCCGTTACGGTTAAATCCGCCGCGTTATTAATCCGAATTATTTTCCCTAATACCTCCTCACTTCCAAAGTATTTCTGGGCTTGCCGCTCCGTCAGAACCACGCTGCCGGGTTCGCGCAGAGCCGTTGCCGGATTGCCTTTTACAAACTGATAATCAAACATTTCCAGCAAGCCCGCCGAGGCGTAAGCGACTCCGGCCCGCTCGATAAAACGTTCAGGCTCGCCCCCCGACCGCTGAATCTGGAGCGTGGGTTCTTTCAAATACATCAGCGATGCGGTGTTTTCAATGGCCGCAAAATGATTTTGCAACGCATCGGGAACGGCAATGGATACGCCCGGTTCGTGCTCTACACTGCCATCTTTCGAATGTATATCCAGCACGACCCGATAAATGCGATTCGCGTTTGCATGAAACACATCCGTCTGCCAGTGAAACTGGACGAATAGGTAAATCAGCAAGCCGCACGCTAGTCCCAAAGCTAGCCCTACGATATTCAGTACTGCATAGGTTTTGTCTTTTAGCAGCGAACGAAAAGCGGTTTTTACATAATTGCGTATCATCAGTTTGTTGTTTACGGGTTAGGTTTATTCGTTGCTTAGCCAGCGATCAGGCGCATAAACTCTTCTTCCGAAATCATAGGCACGTTCAGTTGTGTGGCCTTGTTTACTTTCGACGGTCCCGGACTTTCGCCGACAATCAGGTAGTTTAGCTTTTTGGAAACGCCACTTAACAGTTTTCCCCCGTTGGCGGCAATTTTCGCCTCCAGTTCTTCCCGGCTGAAGTTGGCGAAGGTGCCCGTATACAGCACGGTTTTTCCTTCCAGAGCGCTGCCTTCCCGCTCAACGATTTTCCGTTCGGCTTCCATGTGCAAACCCGCCAACCGCAATCGTTCGATATACACCCGGTTGTCCGTATCCGAAAACCATTCGACAACGCTTTGGGCAATGCGCGGTCCCACTTCGGGAGCACTCGTCAGGCTTTCCAGCGGAGCCGCCGCTAGGGCATCAATACTCCCGAAAAAATCGACCAGTTTTTCCGCCGTTGTCAAGCCCACATACCGGATTCCCAGCGCAAACAGCACATTGGCAAACGGCTGCGCTTTGGAACGCTCGATGGCGTTCAGGATATTTTCTACCGTTTTCTGCCGAAAGCTCACCACTCGCTTTTTGCCACTCTCAAGGTCTTCGTAGGTTTTTTCCAGACCCAGCAGCTTTTCGCTCGTTAGTTCATAAAAATCCGCCGGACTCTGCACCAGACCTTTATCGATCAGCAACTCGATTTTACCTTCGCCAAGACTCTCGATGTTCATGGCGCGACGCTGAATAAAATGCTCGAAACGAGCCTGTTGCTGCGGTGGGCAATATTTTTCGTTGGGGCAGTAAAAATGCGCTTCCCCTTCCCGGCGGTACAAACGAGTGTTACAGGCCGGGCATTCAGTGGGGTAAATGATTTCTTCGCAGAGTGCCGTTCGTTTGCTAACGTCAACGCTCGTTATTTTAGGAATGATCTCGCCCCCTTTTTCGATAAAAACCGTATCGTGCAGCATAACGCCCAGGCGCTGGATTTCGTTGGAATTATGCAGCGACGCCCGCTTGACAACCGTTCCCGCCAGCAAAACCGGCTTCAGCAGGGCCACCGGCGTAACCGCTCCGGTTCGACCCACCTGGTACTGGATACCATCCAGCGTTGTACTAGCAGCCAGGGCTTTGTACTTATAGGCAATAGCCCAGCGCGGACTTTTTGCCGTAAAGCCTAGTTCCCGCTGCTGGTCATACCGGTTGACTTTGATTACAATGCCGTCCGTACCCAAAGGAAGCTCAAACCGTCTGGTATCCCATTCGGCAATGTACGCCATCACCTCTTCGATGGTGCCGCATTTCCGCCAGGTAGGCGACACATTAAAGCCCCAGCTTTTGAGAACATTCAAGCTTTCTTCGTGGGTTTGAAAGACTTCCGGCTCGGACAGAAACGAATAAAGAAAACAATCCAGACGCCGTTGGGCTACCACGGCTGAATCCTGCATTTTGAAGGTCCCGGAGGCCGCGTTACGGGGGTTGGCCAGCAGTGGTTCACCAATATCCTCGCGTTCCTTATTGATGCGTTCAAACTCCGCCAGCGGTAAAAACCCTTCACCCCGTACCTCGAAAACGGGCGGTAACCCGTCGGCCTTGACCCGAAGCGGCAGCGTACGAATGGTTTTTATGTTCGGGGTAATGTCATCACCACGCACCCCATCGCCCCGCGTCACGCCCCGTACCAGCACGCCGTCTTCGTAGGTGACGCTCAAGGCTACGCCATCGAATTTCAGCTCACAAATGTATTCGTAGGTATCCCCATTCAGACCTTTCCGAACGCGATTGTCAAATTCAATTAAATCGGCTTCCGAATACGTATTCCCCAACGAAAGCATCGGAAAGCGGTGATAAACAGTCGGAAACTCTTTAGAAATGGTTCCTCCCACGCGCTGGGTCGGGCTGTCGGGGCGTCGGTCAGCCGGGTATTGCTGCTCCAAAGTGGTCAGCTCCTCCAGCATTCGGTCAAACGTAAAGTCGTCTACTTCCGAAACGCTATTTTGGTAGTATTGGTAATTATAATGGTTCAGTAAATCAGTCAGTTCCTTTATTCGCGCTTGTGGATTCATGGGTTCTAACACAGGTATTATACAGATAAATTATTGCTCGCTGGACTGGTGATGAACAGCAAAACTGGATTCTATTTTTAACGTACAAAAATCACAGAATATCTTTAGATCTAAGTCCCGCCTGTTCAGATATTGTGAGATTCTTTGCACATCATAGGCATTGTTTCGACAATAAGCGTAATTTTGGACCCCATAATTACAACTTGTATTTCGGACTAACTACAAAAACCGTTTCATGTCCTACCCATTGATCGCTCCTTCCATTCTGGCCGCTGATTTTGCGAACCTCCAACGCGATATTGAAGTGCTCAATAACAGCGAAGCGGACTGGATTCATGTGGATATTATGGATGGCGTTTTTGTGCCTAATATTTCGTTTGGTCTTCCGGTTTGCGAGGCGGTTCACCGTCATGCCAAGAAGCCGCTCGATGTCCACCTGATGATTGTGCAACCGGAACAGTATGTGGAAGCCTTCGCCAAAGCGGGCGCTACGACTATTACCGTTCACTTGGAGGCCTGCACGCACCTGCACCGGGTTTTGCAACAAATCAGAGACTTGGGCTGCAAAGCGGGCGTTGCCTTGAATCCGCACACATCGGTTCGCCTGCTCGAAAACGTCCTGCATGATCTGGATATGATTTTGCTCATGTCGGTTAATCCCGGCTTTGGCGGTCAGAAATTTATTGAACAGACATTACCTAAAACCCGTCAGCTTCGGCAGATGCTCCAGGAAGCGGGCAGCGCTGCTTTGATCGAAGTTGACGGCGGTATCGATACAAGCAATGCAGCGGCTCTTGTGGAAGCAGGAGCACACGTTTTGGTTGCGGGCAGTTCGGTCTTTCGGGCCGAAAACCCAGCCGACGCAATCATCCGACTCAAACAAGTTGGTCAGCGTGCTGAAGCTTAACTTAACCTTTATAAAGTAAGGATGAAGAAATTTCCTGGTATCCTACTGAGTGGCTTATTGCTGTGTTGTGCCATGTCTTGCGACCGCACATCCACTCAGAACGCTACTGCCAATACCCAGCCCATCGGATCAGCAAACTCCCTGGCGTCGAAACCACCGGCCTCGCCTGCATGGGCCAAAAATGCAACTATTTACGAAGTTAACCTGCGTCAATTCTCGTCGGAAGGCACATTTAAGGCGCTGGAGCAACAATTAACCCGCCTCAAAGAGATGGGAGTTGATGTTCTCTGGCTGATGCCCATTCACCCGATTGGTGTCGAAAAGCGCAAAGGAACCTTAGGCAATCCGTATGCCGTCAAAGATTATCAGGCCGTTGACCCCGAATACGGGACGATGGAGGATTTCAAGGCGCTGGTCAAGCGCGCCCACGATCTGGACATGCGTGTTCTGCTGGACTGGGTTCCGAATCATACGAGCTGGGATCACCCCTGGGTTAAGCAGCACCCCGACTGGTACACACAAGTTAACGGACGCATTATTTCGCCTCTAAATGAAAAAGGCGAATCAGCAGGCTGGAACGACGTTGCTGACCTTAATTACGACAACGAAGCCATGCGCCACGCCATGCTGGATGCCATGAAGTTTTGGGTGCAGCAATGCGATGTCGATGGATTTCGGTGCGAAGTAGCC of Tellurirhabdus bombi contains these proteins:
- a CDS encoding zinc-dependent alcohol dehydrogenase is translated as MKAAVFHKIGDISVDTVDDPKIEQARDALIRVTSTAICGSDLHIYDGFFPQLKDQVMGHEFMGIIEEVGPGVTNLKKGDRVVVPFPIACGSCFFCTHGLQPHCENSNPDHYGPEGDLVSGRGGALFGYTDLYGGYPGGQAEYVRVPFADYSLRKVPEILTDEQVLFLTDIFPTGWSAIDWANVKGGETVAIFGSGPVGLMAQKAAWIRGASRVIAIDPLNYRLARAKQVNKVETLNPHEVDVVEAIYAMTGGRGADVCVDAVGVEAERTILDKMKAVINLEKGSIKAMELCFRAVRRGGVVTVVGAYGSPYDNFPIHRLFDKGLSLRFGQAPVQNYIDELLGLIEGGKVVLDDIISHTLPLSEASRAYEMFKHKEDDCVKVVLKP
- the dapA gene encoding 4-hydroxy-tetrahydrodipicolinate synthase, giving the protein MDTRFHGVGVAIVTPFNNDLSIDFDGFGRVVQHISDGGVNYIVLQGTTGESPTVTKTEKKQLLQYLKEHNSKNLPIVYGVGGNVTPDVVATIKDTDFEGVDAILSVCPYYNKPGKKGVIEHFTRIADASPVPVILYNIPPRTGINMSPETICTLAEHPNIIGVKEASCVIEQCMEIARDKPDDFLLISGDDVQAVPIISIGGVGVMSVIANAFPTRFTGMVNAALQGDFRFAQKELGHFLRIDPLLYEEGNPVGVKKILEILGFISSNVRLPLYPGSDDLGERMKVVLQQDNLVELVA
- a CDS encoding FtsX-like permease family protein, whose amino-acid sequence is MIRNYVKTAFRSLLKDKTYAVLNIVGLALGLACGLLIYLFVQFHWQTDVFHANANRIYRVVLDIHSKDGSVEHEPGVSIAVPDALQNHFAAIENTASLMYLKEPTLQIQRSGGEPERFIERAGVAYASAGLLEMFDYQFVKGNPATALREPGSVVLTERQAQKYFGSEEVLGKIIRINNAADLTVTGLIRSFPANSDLKAEVLVSLPTLKTLNPKYEMQNLTWIGGARSVFVQLPEQVNRQVIEAYLPQFVDKYLGKQNFSHWHFHLQPLRDMHFDERYGGEIRKPLLWALSLVGFFLIGIACINFINLSTAQALRRAKEVGVRKALGGAKSQIFWQFITEAACLVLLATLIAIPVIMQVLPLLNGWMNSALTLNLTDPELLLFLLTLVAVVILVAGSYPALLLARFSPLLAMKSKISGQKLGGFSVRKILVVAQFSVSQAFIIGAIVVMTQMNYFQKADMGFDQDAIVRVRIPGGDGGKRAPFREELLQNPSVQTVSFHALPPADNTNNSGYVKFNQRAEFEPFLVQDRWGDAQYLALYGLQLAAGRNFVERDSTTEFIVNEEFVKSLGVHRLEDVLGKRLQSDNTGQEGTIVGVVRNFHQKSLQNPIEPCVIYSSPQLHNQAGIRLSTTHMAASLESIQSALKKTFPDTAFTYEFVNERIAKLYEKEQTLWQLTRLFTLIATIICCLGLFGLVRFMAAQKTKEIGVRKVLGARNEDILWLFGKEFLGLVALSFLIVAPISGWFMSSWLQGFAYRISLSWWVFALTGLLALVLVLITVGFQSWRAATANPVKSLSRE
- the ligA gene encoding NAD-dependent DNA ligase LigA, translated to MNPQARIKELTDLLNHYNYQYYQNSVSEVDDFTFDRMLEELTTLEQQYPADRRPDSPTQRVGGTISKEFPTVYHRFPMLSLGNTYSEADLIEFDNRVRKGLNGDTYEYICELKFDGVALSVTYEDGVLVRGVTRGDGVRGDDITPNIKTIRTLPLRVKADGLPPVFEVRGEGFLPLAEFERINKEREDIGEPLLANPRNAASGTFKMQDSAVVAQRRLDCFLYSFLSEPEVFQTHEESLNVLKSWGFNVSPTWRKCGTIEEVMAYIAEWDTRRFELPLGTDGIVIKVNRYDQQRELGFTAKSPRWAIAYKYKALAASTTLDGIQYQVGRTGAVTPVALLKPVLLAGTVVKRASLHNSNEIQRLGVMLHDTVFIEKGGEIIPKITSVDVSKRTALCEEIIYPTECPACNTRLYRREGEAHFYCPNEKYCPPQQQARFEHFIQRRAMNIESLGEGKIELLIDKGLVQSPADFYELTSEKLLGLEKTYEDLESGKKRVVSFRQKTVENILNAIERSKAQPFANVLFALGIRYVGLTTAEKLVDFFGSIDALAAAPLESLTSAPEVGPRIAQSVVEWFSDTDNRVYIERLRLAGLHMEAERKIVEREGSALEGKTVLYTGTFANFSREELEAKIAANGGKLLSGVSKKLNYLIVGESPGPSKVNKATQLNVPMISEEEFMRLIAG
- the rpe gene encoding ribulose-phosphate 3-epimerase translates to MSYPLIAPSILAADFANLQRDIEVLNNSEADWIHVDIMDGVFVPNISFGLPVCEAVHRHAKKPLDVHLMIVQPEQYVEAFAKAGATTITVHLEACTHLHRVLQQIRDLGCKAGVALNPHTSVRLLENVLHDLDMILLMSVNPGFGGQKFIEQTLPKTRQLRQMLQEAGSAALIEVDGGIDTSNAAALVEAGAHVLVAGSSVFRAENPADAIIRLKQVGQRAEA